The following are from one region of the Pseudostreptobacillus hongkongensis genome:
- the adhP gene encoding alcohol dehydrogenase AdhP has protein sequence MKAVVVNKEGTGVEVVETSLRPLKVGEALVDVEYCGVCHTDLHVAHGDFGKKPGRILGHEGIGIVREVAEGVTSLKVGDRVSIAWFFEGCGRCEYCVTGNETLCRSVINAGYTADGGMAQECIVTADYAVKVPEGLDPAQASSITCAGVTTYKAIKVGKPQPGQWVVIWGAGGLGNLAVQYAKKVFNTNVVAVDINDDKLALAKEVGADYVINGKKEDPVKKILELSNGGAHISVVTAVSKVAFNQAIDSARAAGKVVAVGLPSETMDVSIVKTVLDGIEIIGSLVGTREDLKEAFEFGAQGLVVPVVQTRTIEEAPAIFEEMEQGKIQGRMVIDMKAGCSCGHKH, from the coding sequence ATGAAAGCAGTAGTAGTTAATAAAGAAGGTACAGGAGTTGAAGTTGTAGAAACTTCATTAAGACCTTTAAAAGTTGGAGAAGCATTAGTTGATGTTGAATATTGTGGAGTTTGTCATACAGATTTACACGTTGCTCATGGTGATTTCGGTAAAAAACCAGGAAGAATTTTAGGACACGAAGGTATAGGAATAGTTAGAGAAGTTGCTGAAGGTGTTACTTCATTAAAAGTTGGAGATAGAGTAAGTATAGCTTGGTTCTTCGAAGGATGCGGAAGATGTGAATACTGTGTTACAGGTAATGAAACTTTATGTAGAAGCGTAATAAATGCTGGATATACTGCAGATGGTGGAATGGCTCAAGAATGTATAGTTACAGCTGATTATGCTGTTAAAGTTCCTGAAGGATTAGATCCAGCTCAAGCAAGTAGTATTACATGTGCAGGAGTTACTACATATAAAGCAATTAAAGTAGGAAAACCTCAACCAGGACAATGGGTAGTAATTTGGGGTGCAGGTGGACTTGGAAACTTAGCAGTTCAATACGCTAAAAAAGTATTTAATACTAACGTTGTTGCAGTAGATATTAACGATGATAAATTAGCTTTAGCTAAAGAAGTTGGAGCAGACTATGTAATAAATGGTAAAAAAGAAGACCCAGTTAAAAAAATATTAGAATTATCTAATGGTGGAGCACATATATCTGTTGTTACAGCAGTTTCAAAAGTTGCATTTAACCAAGCAATAGATTCAGCAAGAGCAGCTGGTAAAGTAGTTGCAGTAGGTCTTCCTTCAGAAACAATGGATGTTTCAATAGTTAAGACTGTATTAGATGGAATAGAAATTATAGGATCACTTGTTGGTACAAGAGAAGACTTAAAAGAAGCATTTGAATTTGGAGCACAAGGATTAGTAGTACCAGTAGTTCAAACTAGAACTATAGAAGAAGCTCCAGCAATATTTGAAGAAATGGAACAAGGAAAAATACAAGGAAGAATGGTTATAGATATGAAAGCCGGATGTTCTTGTGGACACAAACACTAA
- a CDS encoding TrmH family RNA methyltransferase, which yields MQEVIVSRDNKYFKFLKKLKDKKYRDRNNIFLAEGEKFLEENIRFTKVIVREDKFEYYNSKYNISRYDNLTVLSSNLFDQVSTQGNSQGILLIYSKNVSELKDLKGDLVILDDVQDPGNIGTIIRTMVATNYLNLIMTNSTVDVFSPKVVRATMGGIFKVNMIYSDREEIIKFLKENNYNIISTALKEDSIDYRKVKKIEDKNAYVFGHEGGGVSDEFISISDQKTIIPIYGDIESLNVSVALAVFLYKMREL from the coding sequence ATGCAAGAAGTTATTGTTAGTCGTGATAATAAATATTTTAAATTTCTAAAAAAACTTAAAGATAAAAAATATAGAGATAGAAATAATATATTCTTAGCTGAAGGTGAAAAATTTTTAGAAGAAAATATTAGATTTACTAAAGTAATAGTTAGAGAAGATAAGTTTGAATACTATAATTCTAAGTACAATATTTCTAGGTATGATAATTTAACAGTTTTAAGTTCAAATTTGTTTGATCAAGTTTCTACTCAAGGAAATAGTCAAGGTATATTACTTATATATTCTAAAAATGTTTCTGAATTAAAAGATTTAAAAGGAGATCTTGTAATACTTGATGATGTTCAGGATCCTGGAAATATAGGGACTATTATAAGAACTATGGTTGCAACAAACTATTTAAATCTAATAATGACAAATTCTACAGTAGATGTATTTTCTCCTAAGGTAGTTAGAGCTACTATGGGAGGTATATTTAAAGTAAATATGATATATTCTGATAGAGAAGAAATAATTAAATTTTTAAAAGAGAATAACTATAATATAATTTCTACAGCCTTAAAAGAAGATAGTATTGATTATAGAAAGGTTAAAAAAATCGAAGATAAAAATGCATATGTATTTGGTCATGAAGGTGGAGGAGTTTCAGATGAATTTATTTCAATTTCTGATCAAAAGACTATAATACCTATATATGGAGATATTGAATCTTTAAATGTTTCAGTGGCTTTAGCTGTATTTTTATACAAAATGCGTGAATTATAG
- a CDS encoding histidine triad nucleotide-binding protein produces the protein MSTIFKKIIDKEIPAKIVYEDDDFIAFEDIAPVAKVHVLVIPKKEIKNLDNATEDDIMLLGKLQLTIAKIARMLGINEEGYRVVTNINANGGQTVYHIHYHIIGGEKLGVMA, from the coding sequence ATGTCAACAATATTTAAAAAAATAATAGATAAAGAAATACCTGCTAAAATAGTATATGAAGATGATGACTTTATAGCTTTTGAAGATATAGCCCCTGTTGCAAAAGTCCATGTTTTAGTTATACCTAAAAAAGAAATAAAAAATTTAGATAATGCAACTGAAGATGATATTATGCTATTAGGTAAATTACAATTAACTATAGCCAAAATAGCTAGAATGTTAGGTATAAATGAAGAAGGATATAGAGTTGTTACTAACATTAATGCTAATGGAGGTCAAACAGTTTATCATATACATTATCATATTATTGGTGGGGAAAAATTAGGAGTAATGGCATAA
- the rpiB gene encoding ribose 5-phosphate isomerase B has product MKIVIGNDHSGVEYKNQLVEYLEGKGIEIINVGTDSVDSVDYPDIAQEATKVWVEGKADFGILICGTGIGISIAANKVEGIRAALVNNEVCARLSRQHNNANFLVLGARVTGIELAKSCIDAFLSSEFEGGRHATRIGKIESCGGKF; this is encoded by the coding sequence ATGAAAATAGTAATAGGAAATGACCATTCAGGAGTAGAATATAAAAATCAATTAGTTGAATATTTAGAAGGCAAAGGAATAGAAATTATTAATGTTGGAACTGATTCAGTTGATTCAGTAGATTATCCAGATATAGCACAAGAGGCAACTAAGGTTTGGGTTGAAGGAAAAGCTGATTTTGGGATATTAATTTGTGGAACAGGTATAGGAATTTCAATTGCTGCAAATAAAGTTGAAGGTATACGTGCTGCCTTAGTTAATAACGAAGTTTGTGCAAGACTTTCAAGACAACATAATAATGCAAACTTTTTAGTATTAGGAGCAAGAGTTACTGGAATTGAGCTTGCTAAATCTTGTATCGATGCCTTTTTAAGTTCAGAATTTGAAGGTGGTAGACATGCTACACGTATAGGTAAAATTGAATCATGTGGAGGTAAATTTTAA